A single window of Eucalyptus grandis isolate ANBG69807.140 chromosome 1, ASM1654582v1, whole genome shotgun sequence DNA harbors:
- the LOC104442261 gene encoding 4-hydroxyphenylpyruvate dioxygenase has protein sequence MGKQNDGITPVSDEFKLVGFSNFVRSNPRSDRFPVRCFHHVEFWCTDATNASHRFSWGLGMPIVAKSDLSTGNATHASYLCRSGDLCFLFTAPYSPSIATSEGLNPSSTASLPSFSYSACVAFAVKHGLAVRAIAIEVEDADAAFHISVAQGARPVSSPVVLDGTATIAEVHLYGDVVLRYVSYKTPTSDHDNSSPDSWFLPRFKPTDEVSSFPLDFGIRRLDHAPGNVPELGPAVSYVKRFTGFHELAEFTKDEVGTDESGLNSVMLANNNEMVILPMSEPVFGTKRRSQIQTFLDHNEGPGVQHLALMSEDIFRTLREMRKRSTVGGFEFMPPPPPTYYRNLKGRVGDVLTDEQIEECEELGIMVDRDDEGTLLQIFTKPVGDRPTLFLEIIQRLGCMLKDDHRKLYQKGGCGGFGKGNLSELFKSVEEYEKTLEGRRVAGLASA, from the exons ATGGGCAAGCAAAACGACGGCATTACTCCCGTCTCTGACGAATTCAAGCTCGTCGGCTTCTCCAACTTCGTCCGGTCCAACCCTCGGTCCGACCGCTTCCCTGTCCGCTGCTTCCATCACGTCGAGTTCTGGTGCACCGACGCCACCAACGCCTCCCACCGCTTCTCCTGGGGCCTTGGCATGCCCATTGTCGCCAAGTCTGACCTCTCCACCGGCAATGCCACCCATGCCTCCTATCTTTGCCGCTCCGGTGACCTCTGCTTCCTCTTCACCGCCCCCTACTCCCCCTCCATCGCCACCTCCGAAGGCCTTAACCCCTCCTCCACCGCTTCCCTTCCCTCCTTCTCCTACTCTGCCTGTGTTGCCTTTGCTGTCAAGCACGGCCTCGCCGTCCGGGCCATTGCCATCGAGGTCGAGGATGCTGATGCTGCCTTCCATATTAGCGTCGCCCAAGGTGCCAGGCCAGTCTCCTCACCAGTCGTCCTCGATGGCACCGCCACCATTGCCGAGGTCCACCTCTATGGCGACGTCGTCCTCCGCTACGTCAGCTACAAAACCCCGACCTCCGATCACGACAACTCCTCCCCAGACTCGTGGTTTCTGCCTCGGTTCAAGCCGACAGACGAGGTCTCCTCCTTCCCTCTAGACTTCGGAATCCGGAGGCTCGACCATGCCCCTGGGAACGTCCCCGAGCTCGGCCCGGCAGTCTCATATGTGAAGCGATTCACTGGCTTCCATGAGTTAGCTGAGTTCACCAAGGATGAAGTCGGGACTGATGAGAGCGGGCTCAACTCGGTCATGCTGGCAAACAACAACGAGATGGTCATCCTGCCGATGAGTGAGCCAGTGTTTGGGACGAAGAGGAGGAGCCAAATCCAGACATTCCTGGACCACAACGAGGGCCCAGGGGTGCAACATCTGGCACTGATGAGCGAGGACATCTTCAGGACGCTAAGGGAGATGAGGAAGCGGAGCACCGTCGGCGGGTTCGAGTTcatgccgccaccaccgcccacATATTACCGGAACCTGAAAGGCCGAGTAGGGGACGTGTTGACGGACGAGCAGATCGAGGAGTGCGAGGAGCTGGGGATTATGGTGGACAGGGACGACGAGGGGACACTGCTCCAGATCTTCACTAAGCCTGTGGGCGATAG GCCAACCCTATTCTTAGAGATCATACAGAGACTGGGGTGCATGCTCAAGGACGATCACAGAAAACTGTATCAGAAGGGGGGCTGCGGAGGGTTCGGTAAGGGCAACCTCTCGGAGCTCTTCAAGTCGGTTGAGGAGTACGAGAAGACACTCGAAGGCCGACGAGTTGCCGGCCTGGCCTCCGCCTGA